A region from the Phycisphaerales bacterium genome encodes:
- the speA gene encoding biosynthetic arginine decarboxylase, with protein MTTIAKPGRGVLDPAWTIDDAVDLYDIEAWGKGYFSINSSGHVVVRPTRDAKAEIDLTEVIDGLKERDIHSPVLLRFNGILQTRLQDIAGAFRTAMAENEYRGAYRAVYPVKVNQQRLVVEEVYRFGKEFEFGLEVGSKPELLAVLGMTPDANGRLIVCNGFKDDKYIEAVILATKLGRNIIPVVESFHELLLIAKYAQKYDVRPKIGVRVKLASQGVGRWKTSAGARSKFGLFVSEILRMVDFLKERDMADCLQLLHCHIGSQIYDIRHVKTAVNELAHVYVELVKLGAGLKYMDVGGGMGVDYDGSQTNFESSMNYTLVEYASDVVYRIKTVCEDHDVEHPTIVTECGRAMVAYHSILVFNVLGSSGLDRFPIPQSMDEAGAPEEEIPQPIYDLFEAYNSVGPRRLVEAYHDAMQARDEAMNLFNLGYMTLRMRGMAERLFWGVCAKVRDVCRGLESVPEEFEDLEVILSDTYFCNFSLFQSLPDSWAVDQIFPVIPLQRLNERPTRQGVLADITCDSDGKIDRFVDRRDIRKTLELHEVAPGEEYYLGAFLVGAYQETLGDLHNLFGDTHVVHLSMDDSGDWSIDELIEGDKVRSVLGYVQYDVDKLEQTLRRDCEQAVKNKRFTVRESQLLLRFYKDGLESYTYLEPGSTAGPKNAD; from the coding sequence ATGACCACAATTGCCAAGCCCGGGCGCGGGGTGCTCGACCCCGCGTGGACCATCGACGACGCCGTTGACCTCTACGACATCGAAGCGTGGGGCAAGGGCTATTTCAGCATCAACAGTTCGGGCCACGTCGTGGTCCGACCGACGCGCGACGCCAAGGCCGAGATCGACCTCACCGAGGTCATCGACGGCCTCAAAGAGCGCGATATCCACTCTCCGGTGCTGCTGCGCTTCAACGGCATCCTCCAGACCCGCCTGCAGGACATCGCCGGGGCCTTCCGCACCGCCATGGCCGAGAACGAATACCGCGGCGCCTACCGCGCTGTCTATCCCGTCAAGGTCAACCAGCAGCGCCTCGTCGTCGAAGAGGTCTACCGCTTCGGCAAGGAATTCGAGTTCGGCCTCGAGGTCGGCTCCAAGCCCGAACTGCTCGCCGTGCTCGGCATGACGCCCGACGCCAATGGCCGGCTGATCGTCTGCAACGGCTTCAAGGATGACAAGTACATCGAGGCCGTCATCCTCGCCACCAAACTCGGGCGCAACATCATCCCCGTGGTCGAGAGTTTCCACGAACTGCTGCTCATCGCCAAGTACGCGCAGAAGTACGACGTGCGGCCGAAGATCGGCGTGCGCGTCAAGCTCGCCAGTCAGGGCGTGGGGCGGTGGAAGACCTCGGCGGGAGCGCGATCGAAGTTCGGCCTGTTCGTGAGCGAAATCCTCCGCATGGTCGATTTCCTCAAGGAAAGGGACATGGCTGACTGCCTGCAACTGCTCCATTGCCACATCGGCAGCCAGATCTACGACATCCGCCACGTCAAGACCGCCGTCAACGAACTCGCCCACGTCTACGTCGAACTCGTCAAGCTCGGCGCCGGCCTCAAGTACATGGACGTCGGCGGCGGCATGGGCGTCGATTACGACGGCTCGCAGACCAACTTCGAATCGTCGATGAACTACACCCTCGTCGAATACGCCAGCGACGTCGTCTATCGCATCAAGACCGTCTGCGAAGACCACGACGTCGAGCACCCCACGATCGTCACCGAGTGCGGCCGGGCCATGGTCGCTTACCACAGCATTCTCGTGTTCAACGTGCTTGGCAGCAGCGGCCTCGACCGATTTCCCATTCCGCAGTCGATGGACGAGGCCGGCGCGCCCGAAGAGGAGATTCCCCAGCCGATCTACGACCTCTTCGAAGCGTATAACAGCGTCGGCCCGCGCCGTCTCGTCGAGGCCTACCACGACGCCATGCAGGCCCGCGACGAAGCGATGAACCTCTTCAACCTCGGCTACATGACGCTGCGCATGCGCGGCATGGCCGAGCGGCTCTTCTGGGGCGTGTGCGCCAAGGTGCGCGATGTCTGCCGCGGCCTCGAATCCGTGCCCGAAGAATTCGAAGACCTCGAGGTCATCCTCAGCGACACCTACTTCTGCAACTTCTCGCTGTTCCAGTCGCTGCCTGACTCGTGGGCCGTCGATCAGATCTTCCCCGTCATCCCCCTGCAGCGCCTCAACGAGCGGCCCACGCGACAGGGCGTGCTCGCCGACATCACCTGCGACAGCGACGGCAAGATCGACCGCTTCGTCGATCGCCGCGACATCCGCAAAACGCTGGAACTGCACGAAGTCGCTCCGGGTGAGGAGTATTACCTCGGCGCGTTTCTCGTGGGCGCCTACCAGGAGACGCTGGGCGACCTGCACAACCTCTTCGGCGACACGCACGTCGTGCACCTGAGCATGGATGACAGCGGCGACTGGTCCATCGATGAACTCATCGAGGGCGACAAGGTTCGCTCCGTGCTCGGCTACGTCCAGTACGACGTAGACAAACTCGAACAGACCCTCCGCCGCGACTGCGAGCAGGCCGTCAAGAACAAGCGCTTCACCGTGCGCGAGAGCCAGTTGCTGCTGCGTTTCTACAAGGACGGCCTTGAGAGTTACACCTATCTCGAACCCGGCAGCACCGCCGGCCCCAAGAACGCCGACTGA
- the speB gene encoding agmatinase yields the protein MAYHHQPRNPGFLDLPAEMRDPLHSRFAVLPVPYDETSSWQKGADKGPAAIIDASATVEWYDIQTNSEPCRRGITTLPAIEWKGSSKELAERVEAAVDAIFDREQLPIILGGEHSVSIGAIRAAARRVKGLSVLQIDAHGDTREEYEGNTYSHACVMAWARQWCPIVQVGIRAIDAAEAETMEPDRVFFAHHIVQSADASWMDRAIDLLSDDVYLTIDLDAFDPSLIPATGTPEPGGLSWNEVDRFLSRVVAKRRIAAFDVVELLPMPGHHASAFAAAKLVYRLISMIVAREPT from the coding sequence ATGGCCTACCACCACCAGCCGCGCAACCCCGGCTTCCTCGACCTGCCTGCCGAGATGCGCGATCCGCTGCACTCGCGCTTTGCCGTGCTCCCCGTGCCCTACGACGAGACGAGCAGTTGGCAGAAGGGCGCCGACAAGGGCCCGGCCGCGATCATCGACGCCTCGGCCACGGTCGAATGGTACGACATCCAGACCAACTCCGAGCCCTGCCGGCGCGGCATCACGACGCTGCCGGCCATCGAGTGGAAGGGTTCTTCGAAGGAGCTCGCCGAGCGCGTTGAGGCGGCCGTCGATGCGATCTTCGATCGCGAACAGCTGCCCATCATCCTCGGCGGCGAGCACAGCGTGTCCATCGGCGCCATCCGCGCCGCCGCCCGCCGCGTCAAGGGCCTGAGCGTCCTTCAGATCGATGCGCACGGCGACACGCGCGAGGAGTACGAGGGCAACACCTACAGCCACGCCTGCGTCATGGCGTGGGCCCGGCAGTGGTGTCCGATCGTGCAGGTTGGCATCCGCGCCATCGACGCCGCGGAGGCGGAGACGATGGAGCCCGATCGGGTCTTCTTCGCGCACCACATCGTGCAGAGCGCCGATGCGTCGTGGATGGATCGCGCCATCGACCTGCTCAGCGATGATGTCTACCTCACCATCGACCTCGATGCGTTCGATCCGAGTCTCATCCCCGCGACCGGCACGCCCGAGCCCGGCGGGCTGTCGTGGAATGAAGTCGATCGCTTTCTCAGTCGCGTTGTGGCCAAACGGCGCATCGCGGCGTTCGACGTGGTCGAACTGCTCCCCATGCCCGGCCACCACGCCAGCGCCTTCGCCGCCGCCAAACTCGTCTACCGCCTCATCAGCATGATCGTCGCCCGCGAACCGACGTGA